A stretch of the bacterium genome encodes the following:
- a CDS encoding nitrogenase component 1, which produces MKNKTALKENYATVNPCYNCMPLGAIIAGSGFEKTCTLLHGSQGCATYMRRHLSRHFQEPVDAGSSSLNEKDAIYGGEENLKKAVINIYKQYDPKMIVVISTCLSETIGDDIPAIINEIENISKAVNIPLAHVSCPSYAGSYTNGYWKAVKAVLEKKAKQNTEIKVDTINIIPGIVTPKDLRCLSKLGKEYGIKFNIFGDYSERFDAPWNKVHKIMPDGGTKLSSVEDAGDAAATIEFSVNHPETDSPAVFLKNRFGVPFYRIPYPAGLKNTDRFFKILKSITDKDTPAEIQKERGRLLDAMADAHKILFDKRAVIFGDSEYMLSVYCCLKEWGMRFSGVVSDKDLNLDIIENDYKNIIGNKREDAKTLFINNGSMHDLEEWLRSNKIDILLGSSMGSSISLKYDIPLVRRGFPIHDRFGAGRSLTIGYEGTLALLDDVSNAFAGILHSSFRKDLGNKYLNKERDYL; this is translated from the coding sequence ATGAAAAATAAAACGGCGCTGAAAGAAAATTATGCCACGGTTAACCCCTGTTATAACTGTATGCCCTTAGGCGCGATAATCGCGGGTTCCGGGTTTGAAAAAACATGCACTCTGCTTCATGGATCTCAGGGCTGCGCGACTTACATGCGCCGCCACCTTTCGAGGCATTTTCAGGAACCGGTTGACGCGGGCTCGTCTTCTTTAAATGAAAAAGACGCTATTTACGGCGGTGAAGAAAACCTGAAAAAAGCCGTAATAAATATTTATAAGCAATATGATCCAAAGATGATAGTGGTCATAAGTACCTGCCTGTCTGAAACAATAGGCGATGATATTCCCGCGATAATTAATGAAATTGAAAACATTTCAAAGGCAGTGAATATCCCTCTGGCGCATGTTTCGTGTCCGAGTTATGCCGGCAGTTATACGAACGGGTACTGGAAGGCTGTAAAAGCGGTACTGGAAAAGAAAGCAAAACAAAATACGGAAATAAAAGTTGATACTATAAATATTATCCCGGGTATCGTTACTCCAAAAGACCTCAGATGTTTGTCTAAATTGGGGAAAGAATACGGGATCAAGTTTAATATCTTTGGGGATTATTCGGAAAGGTTTGACGCTCCTTGGAATAAAGTACATAAAATCATGCCGGATGGCGGCACAAAGCTGAGTTCCGTGGAAGATGCCGGAGATGCCGCCGCGACCATAGAGTTCTCTGTTAACCATCCTGAAACGGATTCGCCGGCTGTTTTTCTTAAAAACAGGTTTGGTGTACCTTTTTACAGAATACCTTATCCCGCGGGGCTAAAAAATACGGACAGGTTTTTTAAAATATTAAAATCGATAACAGATAAAGATACGCCGGCTGAAATCCAAAAAGAGAGAGGCCGTCTGCTTGACGCGATGGCGGACGCGCATAAGATATTGTTTGATAAAAGAGCTGTTATATTTGGCGATAGTGAGTATATGTTAAGTGTTTACTGTTGTTTGAAGGAATGGGGTATGAGATTCAGCGGAGTGGTAAGTGATAAAGACCTGAATCTGGATATAATTGAAAATGATTATAAAAATATTATAGGCAATAAAAGGGAAGATGCAAAAACGCTGTTTATAAACAACGGCAGCATGCATGATCTTGAAGAATGGCTTAGATCAAATAAGATCGATATTTTACTGGGCTCGAGCATGGGCTCTTCAATATCGCTGAAATATGATATTCCACTGGTGAGGCGAGGATTTCCGATACACGACCGTTTTGGTGCCGGAAGATCATTGACCATAGGTTATGAAGGAACTCTTGCATTGCTTGATGATGTTTCCAACGCGTTTGCCGGGATACTTCACTCATCGTTCAGAAAAGACCTTGGAAACAAATATTTAAATAAAGAAAGGGATTATTTATGA
- a CDS encoding radical SAM protein, translated as MKISTEISHPCFSSEAACRSARLHLPVAPECNIQCTYCKRKYDCVNESRPGVASSIISPEEALERVKLVENKFPNLKVIGIAGPGDTLANPNEVFKTFRLIRDYNDKLKFCFSTNGVNVVKHLKEIRETGVKYITVTINSRKVDVARTFYRWAKDGDTFHKGALAAHYILEKQEEALAALKEENIHLKVNSIFIPGVNDNEMKDLAEFAKNYGAEIHNIMPFIPTKGTYFENFPMASRKTLIHLQKEMSSILPQMTHCRQCRADAVGNVIDEKPIFIENGKIEEICVCGNNKNDQSANENKIKRFAVASKNGYLVDQHFGHANEFLIYDASAEGIKFVERRKMGQYCYGQENCETTDQKINKITGLLSDCNGLLALRIGDAPRKALEDKGIHVNMTCNRIEDAIRENCLYL; from the coding sequence ATGAAAATCTCAACTGAAATATCTCATCCATGTTTTTCAAGTGAAGCTGCGTGCAGGTCTGCCAGGCTGCATTTACCGGTCGCGCCCGAATGTAATATTCAGTGTACCTACTGCAAACGAAAATATGACTGCGTTAATGAAAGCCGGCCAGGGGTGGCCAGTTCCATTATTTCCCCTGAAGAAGCACTGGAAAGAGTCAAGCTTGTGGAAAATAAATTCCCAAATTTAAAGGTTATTGGAATAGCCGGGCCTGGAGATACACTCGCGAATCCAAATGAGGTTTTTAAAACCTTCAGGTTGATACGCGATTATAATGATAAACTGAAATTTTGTTTTTCGACAAACGGGGTTAATGTGGTAAAACATCTGAAGGAGATCAGGGAAACAGGCGTAAAATACATTACCGTGACAATCAATTCACGGAAAGTGGATGTCGCGAGGACTTTTTACCGCTGGGCGAAGGACGGAGATACTTTCCATAAAGGAGCACTGGCCGCCCATTATATACTCGAAAAACAGGAAGAAGCCCTGGCCGCTTTAAAAGAAGAAAACATACACTTAAAAGTAAATTCCATATTCATACCCGGCGTTAATGATAACGAGATGAAAGACCTGGCAGAGTTCGCGAAAAATTATGGCGCTGAAATACATAATATAATGCCGTTCATTCCGACGAAGGGAACATACTTTGAAAATTTTCCGATGGCCAGCAGAAAAACTCTCATCCATCTGCAAAAAGAAATGTCCTCCATATTGCCGCAGATGACGCATTGCAGGCAGTGCCGGGCGGACGCGGTTGGGAACGTTATCGATGAAAAACCCATTTTTATTGAAAACGGTAAAATAGAAGAAATATGCGTGTGCGGTAATAACAAAAATGATCAGTCTGCTAATGAAAACAAAATAAAACGTTTCGCTGTGGCTTCTAAAAACGGTTATCTGGTGGACCAGCATTTTGGGCACGCCAATGAATTCCTTATATATGACGCTTCGGCAGAAGGTATTAAATTTGTTGAGAGAAGGAAAATGGGACAATATTGTTACGGCCAGGAAAATTGCGAGACGACTGATCAAAAAATAAATAAGATCACCGGCTTACTTTCTGATTGCAACGGTTTACTGGCGCTCAGGATCGGGGACGCGCCGAGAAAAGCTTTGGAAGATAAAGGAATTCATGTGAATATGACTTGCAATAGAATAGAAGACGCGATCCGGGAGAATTGTTTGTATTTATAA
- a CDS encoding DUF6036 family nucleotidyltransferase — protein MIKEQKILKKAKKIADPFKRQLYVIGILTKILEKFNVRPVVVGGFALEFYTTGGYNTGDIDLVFADYGLLSKIMVDLGFERVGRHWISKELDVFIEAPGSNLTEGEKGHLSRVEIDDLHVYLIGIEDLIVDRMNAYVHWKSQDDGYWVKELLSIHKGKFDRKYLNKRCKEEKTLEAFKKLEKDLKGIVNNEKL, from the coding sequence ATGATAAAAGAGCAAAAGATATTAAAGAAAGCAAAAAAAATTGCTGATCCTTTCAAAAGACAGCTTTATGTTATTGGTATACTAACTAAAATTTTAGAAAAATTTAATGTCAGGCCGGTTGTTGTCGGTGGATTCGCGTTGGAATTTTATACGACAGGGGGATATAATACCGGTGATATTGATTTAGTTTTTGCGGATTACGGTCTTTTAAGTAAAATTATGGTTGATTTGGGGTTTGAAAGGGTGGGAAGGCACTGGATAAGCAAAGAATTAGATGTTTTCATTGAAGCGCCGGGGTCAAACCTTACAGAGGGTGAAAAAGGGCATCTAAGCCGTGTTGAAATTGATGATTTACATGTTTATTTAATCGGGATAGAGGATTTGATAGTTGACCGCATGAATGCTTATGTCCATTGGAAATCACAGGATGATGGATATTGGGTAAAAGAATTGCTTTCGATACATAAAGGAAAGTTTGATAGAAAATATTTAAATAAAAGATGCAAAGAAGAAAAGACACTGGAAGCTTTCAAAAAATTAGAAAAGGATTTAAAAGGAATTGTAAATAATGAGAAATTATAA